In the genome of Drosophila pseudoobscura strain MV-25-SWS-2005 chromosome 3, UCI_Dpse_MV25, whole genome shotgun sequence, one region contains:
- the LOC4804184 gene encoding uncharacterized protein: protein MFALNSISSTVSPWGLDPQHEMPFHSDECIFQRSMPSVVNFVLYGLVVPTLSIFGLCTNFINAVVFMRPKMTPSAFTYLAALSWMDCVSCLLITLTALSRSYFYYSPAWITYDYRWQTPLFGISTGAANLILACLSLDRFTYLASFRRNSGPPKFCRRKVARYMIAVVIAVSVIANIPYFFVFYVDQDGTCHVQEFYYSTFYKVHNWFSFTLLALLPAVFLLIGNTAIIIAFRRWTKQSRLCQSTANNGDTRTTIKRYQHQMKLTVSIVIVITLYMIGELPAHMTSRKSSLNLLFGGDTNKVDESVMEKVEVICITLNALQLSLNIVVYAVINPSFMPEFFLCLKGTSDVCMGICCFRAIGRSWRRCRTRRQQQPTAEECVVSSVAPHHLPADEAMQCGCASWASDSDCQNDAHCRTAVGTFTLVKDSQEEQHSHSHGHPEPEVFTTRSSSCLHAKDSATNDDSIFSSSFIIIT, encoded by the exons ATGTTCGCATTGAATTCAATCAGCAGCACTGTGAGCCCCTGGGGGCTGGACCCGCAGCATGAGATGCCGTTCCACAGCGATGAGTGCATCTTCCAGAGGAGCATGCCATCGGTGGTGAACTTCGTGCTGTACGGCCTAGTGGTCCCCACGCTCTCCATCTTCGGCCTGTGTACGAACTTCATCAACGCGGTGGTGTTCATGCGGCCCAAGATGACGCCCTCGGCCTTCACCTATCTGGCGGCACTCTCTTGGATGGACTGCGTCTCCTGTCTGCTCATCACGCTAACGGCGCTGTCGCGCAGCTACTTCTACTACAGCCCCGCCTGGATCACCTACGACTACCGGTGGCAAACGCCGCTGTTCGGCATCAGCACAGGAGCCGCCAACCTGATTCTGGCCTGTCTCAGCCTGGATCGGTTCACCTATTTGGCCAGCTTCAGGAGGAACAGTGGGCCACCGAAGTTCTGTCGCCGCAAGGTGGCTCGCTATATGATCGCCGTCGTGATTGCCGTCTCTGTTATTGCCAATATACCATACTTTTTCGTCTTCTATGTGGATCAGGACGGAACCTGTCATGTGCAAGAGTTCTACTACTCCAC ATTTTATAAGGTGCACAACTGGTTCAGCTTCACCCTGTTGGCCCTGCTGCCAGCCGTATTCCTGCTGATCGGAAACACAGCCATCATTATTGCCTTTCGACGGTGGACAAAGCAGAGTCGCCTTTGCCAGTCCACTGCCAACAATGGCGACACTCGCACCACCATCAAACGATACCAG CACCAGATGAAGCTGACGGTGAGCATTGTGATTGTGATAACGCTCTACATGATCGGTGAGCTTCCGGCGCACATGACGTCGCGAAAGAGTTCGCTCAATCTACTCTTCGGGGGCGACACCAACAAAGTGGATGAGTCGGTGATGGAGAAGGTGGAGGTGATCTGCATCACGCTCAATGCCCTGCAACTGTCCCTGAACATTGTCGTGTACGCCGTGATCAATCCCTCCTTTATGCCAGAGTTCTTTCTCTGCCTCAAGGGCACCTCAGATGTGTGCATGGGTATCTGTTGCTTCCGTGCCATTGGGCGGAGCTGGCGCCGATGTCGGACCCGACGCCAACAGCAACCCACGGCCGAGGAGTGCGTGGTCAGCAGTGTGGCGCCCCATCATTTGCCGGCGGACGAGGCGATGCAGTGTGGCTGCGCGAGCTGGGCCAGCGACTCCGATTGTCAGAACGATGCTCACTGTAGAACAGCTGTGGGCACCTTTACGCTAGTGAAGGATTCCCAAGAGGAACAACATTCCCACTCCCATGGAcatccagagccagaggtGTTCACCACCAGATCAAGCTCCTGCCTGCACGCGAAAGACTCGGCCACAAACGATGATTCGATCTTCAGCTCTAGCTTTATTATAATCACTTAG
- the LOC6898395 gene encoding uncharacterized protein codes for MVDQFEFRHCRRHFASGARMFLHFVGFWMVLGVCLFHVQSQDNTTVARNTTVARNTTKLVMVRPLHRKEDEKKDMMHIVIHKILPGDPYYKVFDGDQAKARRYTNKIWQRLLDRYNTMLI; via the coding sequence ATGGTTGATCAGTTTGAGTTCAGACATTGTCGGAGACACTTCGCTTCTGGTGCTAGAATGTTTCTTCATTTCGTCGGCTTTTGGATGGTGCTTGGCGTCTGTCTTTTCCACGTTCAATCGCAAGATAACACAACTGTTGCAAGAAACACCACAGTGGCAAGAAACACTACGAAACTTGTGATGGTGCGTCCACTGCACAGGAAGGAGGATGAAAAGAAGGATATGATGCACATCGTCATACATAAAATACTCCCGGGGGATCCGTACTACAAAGTGTTCGATGGAGACCAAGCCAAAGCACGACGCTACACCAACAAGATCTGGCAACGTCTCCTGGATCGTTACAATACCATGCTGATATAA